The following proteins come from a genomic window of Gloeomargarita sp. SRBZ-1_bins_9:
- the rsmG gene encoding 16S rRNA (guanine(527)-N(7))-methyltransferase RsmG produces MMLSPLDRWPGDPAQQDPRWQKLYDVVLRGNQRLNLTRITAPADFWEKHLWDSAQGIRPYLSEKAAWRVIDVGSGAGFPGVVVALLQPHWHVTLLEARQKKTRFLQELVAALGLPNVAVLTGRAEVLGTLAPHRQGYDLVLLRAVAPARQALAYGAPLVKPGGRLVLYQGQWTEQDTAALVPHRYGLQWEQIDAQKTPLTQAIRHYLHLMRNFSVADAS; encoded by the coding sequence ATGATGCTCAGTCCCCTGGACCGGTGGCCGGGTGACCCAGCCCAGCAAGACCCCCGCTGGCAGAAACTGTACGACGTTGTTTTGCGGGGCAATCAGCGGTTGAATCTCACCCGCATCACGGCACCAGCGGACTTTTGGGAAAAGCACTTGTGGGACAGCGCCCAGGGGATTCGTCCCTACCTGTCAGAAAAAGCGGCCTGGCGGGTGATAGATGTGGGCAGCGGCGCAGGGTTTCCGGGGGTGGTGGTGGCCCTGCTGCAACCCCATTGGCACGTCACCCTACTGGAGGCCCGTCAGAAAAAAACCCGCTTTTTGCAGGAATTGGTGGCGGCGTTGGGTCTGCCAAATGTCGCGGTGCTCACCGGGCGAGCGGAGGTCCTGGGCACGCTGGCTCCCCACCGGCAGGGCTATGACCTGGTGCTGTTGCGGGCAGTGGCTCCGGCGCGGCAGGCATTAGCTTATGGGGCGCCCCTGGTCAAACCGGGGGGTCGGCTGGTGCTCTATCAGGGGCAGTGGACGGAGCAGGACACGGCAGCTTTGGTACCCCACCGCTACGGGTTACAATGGGAGCAAATTGACGCCCAAAAGACACCCTTGACCCAGGCGATACGCCACTACCTACACCTGATGCGGAACTTCTCGGTGGCAGATGCTTCCTAG
- a CDS encoding ABC transporter ATP-binding protein, whose protein sequence is MTAAIVLENVSFGWSRERLALKDCTLRVPQGEFWMLLGTNGSGKSTLLKILAGLLAPDAGRVELAGPVGLVLQNPDHQVVMPSVGADVAFGLAGLPPQQWAERVEQALRLVGLWELHNRPVYSLSGGQKQRLAIAGALARQVPILLLDEPTAFLDPEQQLDLAQQVQQLVRTTGITALWVTHRLEELAYCDQAVLLSEGRISRQGTGPELHAYIQQQYGWP, encoded by the coding sequence GTGACGGCGGCCATTGTTTTGGAGAATGTCTCCTTTGGTTGGTCTCGGGAGCGGCTGGCTCTAAAAGACTGCACGTTGCGGGTACCCCAGGGGGAGTTTTGGATGTTACTGGGGACCAACGGCAGCGGCAAGTCCACCCTGTTGAAAATCCTGGCGGGTCTGTTGGCACCGGATGCGGGACGGGTGGAACTGGCAGGACCCGTGGGACTGGTGTTGCAAAACCCGGACCACCAGGTGGTCATGCCCAGTGTGGGGGCGGATGTGGCCTTTGGACTGGCGGGTTTGCCTCCGCAGCAGTGGGCAGAACGGGTGGAGCAGGCATTGCGGCTGGTGGGCCTGTGGGAGTTGCACAACCGACCGGTGTATAGCCTGAGTGGGGGGCAAAAACAACGACTGGCCATTGCAGGTGCTTTGGCCCGGCAGGTGCCCATTCTCCTACTGGATGAACCGACGGCCTTTTTGGACCCAGAACAACAACTGGACCTGGCGCAGCAGGTGCAACAGTTGGTACGCACTACCGGTATTACGGCCCTGTGGGTGACCCATCGCCTAGAAGAACTGGCTTACTGTGACCAGGCGGTTTTACTGAGCGAAGGGCGCATTAGCCGGCAGGGGACTGGCCCCGAACTGCACGCCTACATCCAACAACAGTACGGTTGGCCATGA
- a CDS encoding NAD(P)H-quinone oxidoreductase subunit N, with protein sequence MALLVLGNQFEQDLEKHGALAVWVPPEGGHEGRYQRRLKGAGYRTLHMTARGMGELEAYLTRFHGVRPPHLGKALAQTAAVGDVYYFPPLLDQALAALPPQAKGVVLWLIEGKVLARQELRYLTVVPTQYPRCKVVVEVASGREFRWQPLTSYLEQG encoded by the coding sequence ATGGCGCTACTGGTCCTTGGCAACCAATTTGAGCAGGATTTGGAAAAACATGGGGCGTTGGCGGTCTGGGTGCCGCCGGAGGGGGGTCACGAGGGGCGTTACCAGCGGCGCTTAAAGGGGGCCGGGTATCGCACGTTGCACATGACGGCCCGGGGCATGGGGGAATTGGAAGCCTATTTGACCCGTTTTCACGGCGTGCGGCCCCCCCATCTGGGCAAGGCCCTGGCCCAAACCGCAGCGGTCGGGGATGTTTACTACTTTCCGCCTTTGCTGGATCAGGCCCTGGCGGCGCTGCCCCCCCAAGCGAAGGGCGTGGTGCTGTGGTTGATTGAGGGCAAGGTCCTTGCGCGGCAGGAATTGCGTTACCTGACGGTGGTGCCCACCCAGTACCCCCGTTGCAAGGTGGTGGTGGAGGTGGCCAGTGGCCGGGAGTTTCGCTGGCAACCCCTGACCAGCTATCTGGAGCAAGGGTGA